One segment of Primulina tabacum isolate GXHZ01 chromosome 6, ASM2559414v2, whole genome shotgun sequence DNA contains the following:
- the LOC142549014 gene encoding protein ENHANCED DOWNY MILDEW 2-like isoform X2: MAPPDEEDKTVLCSVSDYEFVADKDSPISFAKLPLCWNKVESPSRNQKKIFLCGTTDRRIRNIYKHVIAWRFDISFEKPKICVFSKEGYWIELLKPRNSFAKYIRKILITVHSLHFMKWNPKRSWRALWDHLSNMLSMSTYQPSVDDLVDHFSLITETVKRDETLAKCEHLIAFLKEKPRKMKPSIKHSCIPPKRASVVKDGIGKNDDDESGEDDVCAICDNGGRLLVCEGKCLRSFHPTVEDGADSSCPSLGYTEAEYEAIEKVEFYCKNCEIKQHQCFGCGNLGSSDELSGAEVFRCVNGACGYFYHPHCAAKLLHPGDEAAAEEHRKKIAGGIQFACPRHICHRCKELEVSAVRDLLFAICRRCPRSYHIKCLPRKIAFEEDVNVSKGIVQRAWEGLIPNNRILIYCLKHDIDLKTFTPVRNHIKFPVSEPVESSRGQSVDEELENSRNVELIVKMADNSLNLDPDKKKRILTVMKNDSSSVTLEKLIENQIAPSALAQSSPFDVDFTLGKEECSVEAVHAALQKLEGGGSVDDAKAFCETDILFQIVDKLHWYVQDGDMVVDFCCGSSDFSCFMKKKLNEVGKSCSYKNYDILQAKNDFNFERKDWMEVRPDELLEGSRLIMGLHPPFGTCGELDDKFINKALEFMPKLLILIAPRGTQRFDNEDFPYDLIWEDDKMFIGNSFYIPEPVNINGEQLEDLNVNAPILHLWSSPDWTRKHKAIARMHGHSSETWTDLDPKEKQDLAHIDDCLVNSREDNLADNKQQTLEQETMLTTEESCTSYSIGSGGEKNQALACENGLPGENPNMFSGVKRKRPPSDMVSDEDRSNSASNRSISDPSSPNKSPNGKIARSSDSFQSKASLTNGSKEPKPQIRVRPLGFASGPCLPFSPQNSAGWLEE, translated from the exons ATGGCACCTCCAGATGAAGAGGATAAAACAGTGCTATGCAGTGTGTCAGACTATGAATTTGTTGCTGACAAGGATTCTCCCATTTCATTTGCCAAGTTACCACTCTGCTGGAATAAAGTTGAGAGTCCCAGCAGAAaccaaaagaaaatttttttatgtggGACCACTGATCGTCGAATTCGAAACATCTATAAGCACGTTATAGCTTGGAGATTTGATATTTCATTTGAGAAACCCAAGATCTGTGTGTTTTCTAAAGAAGGTTACTGGATCGAGCTTTTGAAACCTAGGAATTCCTTTGCGAAGTACATCAGGAAAATCTTGATCACTGTGCATAGCCTGCACTTTATGAAATGGAATCCAAAAAGATCTTGGAGGGCATTGTGGGATCATTTATCAAATATGCTCAG CATGTCCACGTATCAGCCTTCTGTGGATGATCTGGTAGATCACTTCTCGTTGATTACAGAAACTGTGAAGAGGGACGAAACATTGGCAAAATGCGAG CATTTAATTGCATTTCTCAAGGAGAAGCCCCGGAAGATGAAACCTTCTATCAAG CATTCCTGCATTCCTCCGAAGCGTGCTTCTGTGGTTAAAGATGGGATTGGTAAAAATGATGACGATGAGTCAGGGGAAGATGATGTTTGTGCAATTTGTGATAATGGTGGAAGACTGCTCGT TTGTGAAGGCAAGTGCCTTAGGTCATTCCATCCAACCGTGGAAGATGGTGCTGATTCTTCATGTCCATCTCTAGGTTACACCGAGGCAGAATATGAA GCAATTGAAAAGGTtgaattttattgtaaaaattGCGAGATTAAGCAACATCAATGCTTCGGCTGTGGGAATTTGGGATCTTCTGATGAATTATCTGGAGCTGAG GTCTTTCGTTGTGTCAACGGAGCTTGTGGTTACTTTTACCATCCACATTGTGCTGCAAAACTTCTTCATCCTGGAGATGAGGCTGCCGCAGAAGAGCACAGGAAAAAGATAGCTGGGGGCATACAGTTTGCATGCCCTCGACACATATGTCACAGGTGCAAGGAATTAGAAGTAAGTGCAGTTCGTGATTTGCTGTTTGCCATTTGTCGTCGTTGCCCTCGCTCATACCACATAAAATGTTTGCCAAG AAAGATTGCATTTGAAGAGGATGTGAATGTGAGCAAAGGTATTGTGCAAAGGGCTTGGGAGGGGCTTATTCCTAACAATCGAATACTAATTTACTGTTT AAAACATGATATAGACTTAAAAACATTCACACCGGTCAGAAACCACATAAAATTCCCAGTGTCTGAACCAGTGGAGTCTTCAAGGGGGCAAAGTGTTGATGAGGAATTGGAGAATTCTCGAAATGTTGAGCTCATTGTGAAGATGGCAGACAATTCATTGAATCTCGATCCTGATAAAAAGAAAAG AATATTGACTGTGATGAAAAACGACTCATCCTCAGTAACACTTGAAAAATTAATAGAAAATCAAATAGCACCATCAGCACTtgcacaatcctcaccatttgATGTGGACTTCACCTTGGGGAAGGAGGAGTGTTCTGTTGAG GCTGTACATGCTGCGCTGCAAAAATTGGAGGGAGGAGGCAGTGTTGATGATGCCAAAGCTTTTTGTGAGACTGATATTCTATTTCAG ATAGTTGATAAGCTTCATTGGTATGTTCAAGACGGTGACATG GTTGTTGACTTTTGTTGCGGGTCAAGCGATTTCAGCTGTTTTATGAAGAAGAAGCTGAATGAAGTGGGAAAGAGCTGCTCATATAAAAACTATGACATTCTACAAGCTAAG AATGATTTCAACTTTGAAAGAAAGGATTGGATGGAAGTAAGACCGGATGAATTACTAGAAGGGTCACGGTTG ATCATGGGGTTGCATCCACCTTTTGGAACTTGTGGAGAACTTGATGATAAATTCATTAATAAAGCTCTCGAGTTTATGCCCAAACTTCTGATCCTTATTGCTCCTCGGGGGACGCAGCG GTTCGATAATGAGGACTTTCCGTACGATTTGATTTGGGAGGATGATAAAATGTTTATTGGCAAT TCATTTTATATACCTGAACCTGTCAATATAAATGGAGAACAACTTGAAGATTTGAATGTGAATGCACCAATACTTCATCTTTGGAGTAGTCCGGATTGGACCCGAAAACACAAAGCTATTGCTAGAATGCACGGGCACTCGTCAGAAACTTGGACGGACCTAGATCCTAAGGAAAAGCAAGACTTGGCACATATTGATGATTGTCTTGTGAACTCCCGTGAAGATAATCTCGCAGATAATAAACAGCAAACCCTGGAACAGGAGACCATGTTGACTACGGAGGAAAGTTGCACCAGTTACAGCATCGGCAGTGGCGGGGAGAAGAACCAAGCCTTGGCCTGTGAGAATGGTCTACCAGGGGAGAATCCAAATATGTTTAGTGGAGTGAAAAGGAAAAGGCCACCAAGTGATATGGTCTCTGATGAGGATCGTTCAAATTCCGCTAGCAATCGTTCTATATCTGACCCCTCTTCACCAAACAAGTCACCAAATGGGAAAATCGCGAGGAGCAGTGATAGTTTCCAGTCAAAAGCATCCTTAACAAATGGTTCTAAAGAACCAAAGCCTCAAATTCGAGTCCGTCCATTAGGCTTTGCTTCAGGCCCTTGTCTCCCCTTCTCTCCACAGAATTCTGCTGGCTGGCTAGAAGAATAG
- the LOC142549014 gene encoding protein ENHANCED DOWNY MILDEW 2-like isoform X1, whose protein sequence is MAPPDEEDKTVLCSVSDYEFVADKDSPISFAKLPLCWNKVESPSRNQKKIFLCGTTDRRIRNIYKHVIAWRFDISFEKPKICVFSKEGYWIELLKPRNSFAKYIRKILITVHSLHFMKWNPKRSWRALWDHLSNMLSMSTYQPSVDDLVDHFSLITETVKRDETLAKCEHLIAFLKEKPRKMKPSIKHSCIPPKRASVVKDGIGKNDDDESGEDDVCAICDNGGRLLVCEGKCLRSFHPTVEDGADSSCPSLGYTEAEYEAIEKVEFYCKNCEIKQHQCFGCGNLGSSDELSGAEVFRCVNGACGYFYHPHCAAKLLHPGDEAAAEEHRKKIAGGIQFACPRHICHRCKELEVSAVRDLLFAICRRCPRSYHIKCLPRKIAFEEDVNVSKGIVQRAWEGLIPNNRILIYCLKHDIDLKTFTPVRNHIKFPVSEPVESSRGQSVDEELENSRNVELIVKMADNSLNLDPDKKKRILTVMKNDSSSVTLEKLIENQIAPSALAQSSPFDVDFTLGKEECSVEAVHAALQKLEGGGSVDDAKAFCETDILFQVMNWKIVDKLHWYVQDGDMVVDFCCGSSDFSCFMKKKLNEVGKSCSYKNYDILQAKNDFNFERKDWMEVRPDELLEGSRLIMGLHPPFGTCGELDDKFINKALEFMPKLLILIAPRGTQRFDNEDFPYDLIWEDDKMFIGNSFYIPEPVNINGEQLEDLNVNAPILHLWSSPDWTRKHKAIARMHGHSSETWTDLDPKEKQDLAHIDDCLVNSREDNLADNKQQTLEQETMLTTEESCTSYSIGSGGEKNQALACENGLPGENPNMFSGVKRKRPPSDMVSDEDRSNSASNRSISDPSSPNKSPNGKIARSSDSFQSKASLTNGSKEPKPQIRVRPLGFASGPCLPFSPQNSAGWLEE, encoded by the exons ATGGCACCTCCAGATGAAGAGGATAAAACAGTGCTATGCAGTGTGTCAGACTATGAATTTGTTGCTGACAAGGATTCTCCCATTTCATTTGCCAAGTTACCACTCTGCTGGAATAAAGTTGAGAGTCCCAGCAGAAaccaaaagaaaatttttttatgtggGACCACTGATCGTCGAATTCGAAACATCTATAAGCACGTTATAGCTTGGAGATTTGATATTTCATTTGAGAAACCCAAGATCTGTGTGTTTTCTAAAGAAGGTTACTGGATCGAGCTTTTGAAACCTAGGAATTCCTTTGCGAAGTACATCAGGAAAATCTTGATCACTGTGCATAGCCTGCACTTTATGAAATGGAATCCAAAAAGATCTTGGAGGGCATTGTGGGATCATTTATCAAATATGCTCAG CATGTCCACGTATCAGCCTTCTGTGGATGATCTGGTAGATCACTTCTCGTTGATTACAGAAACTGTGAAGAGGGACGAAACATTGGCAAAATGCGAG CATTTAATTGCATTTCTCAAGGAGAAGCCCCGGAAGATGAAACCTTCTATCAAG CATTCCTGCATTCCTCCGAAGCGTGCTTCTGTGGTTAAAGATGGGATTGGTAAAAATGATGACGATGAGTCAGGGGAAGATGATGTTTGTGCAATTTGTGATAATGGTGGAAGACTGCTCGT TTGTGAAGGCAAGTGCCTTAGGTCATTCCATCCAACCGTGGAAGATGGTGCTGATTCTTCATGTCCATCTCTAGGTTACACCGAGGCAGAATATGAA GCAATTGAAAAGGTtgaattttattgtaaaaattGCGAGATTAAGCAACATCAATGCTTCGGCTGTGGGAATTTGGGATCTTCTGATGAATTATCTGGAGCTGAG GTCTTTCGTTGTGTCAACGGAGCTTGTGGTTACTTTTACCATCCACATTGTGCTGCAAAACTTCTTCATCCTGGAGATGAGGCTGCCGCAGAAGAGCACAGGAAAAAGATAGCTGGGGGCATACAGTTTGCATGCCCTCGACACATATGTCACAGGTGCAAGGAATTAGAAGTAAGTGCAGTTCGTGATTTGCTGTTTGCCATTTGTCGTCGTTGCCCTCGCTCATACCACATAAAATGTTTGCCAAG AAAGATTGCATTTGAAGAGGATGTGAATGTGAGCAAAGGTATTGTGCAAAGGGCTTGGGAGGGGCTTATTCCTAACAATCGAATACTAATTTACTGTTT AAAACATGATATAGACTTAAAAACATTCACACCGGTCAGAAACCACATAAAATTCCCAGTGTCTGAACCAGTGGAGTCTTCAAGGGGGCAAAGTGTTGATGAGGAATTGGAGAATTCTCGAAATGTTGAGCTCATTGTGAAGATGGCAGACAATTCATTGAATCTCGATCCTGATAAAAAGAAAAG AATATTGACTGTGATGAAAAACGACTCATCCTCAGTAACACTTGAAAAATTAATAGAAAATCAAATAGCACCATCAGCACTtgcacaatcctcaccatttgATGTGGACTTCACCTTGGGGAAGGAGGAGTGTTCTGTTGAG GCTGTACATGCTGCGCTGCAAAAATTGGAGGGAGGAGGCAGTGTTGATGATGCCAAAGCTTTTTGTGAGACTGATATTCTATTTCAGGTGATGAACTGGAAG ATAGTTGATAAGCTTCATTGGTATGTTCAAGACGGTGACATG GTTGTTGACTTTTGTTGCGGGTCAAGCGATTTCAGCTGTTTTATGAAGAAGAAGCTGAATGAAGTGGGAAAGAGCTGCTCATATAAAAACTATGACATTCTACAAGCTAAG AATGATTTCAACTTTGAAAGAAAGGATTGGATGGAAGTAAGACCGGATGAATTACTAGAAGGGTCACGGTTG ATCATGGGGTTGCATCCACCTTTTGGAACTTGTGGAGAACTTGATGATAAATTCATTAATAAAGCTCTCGAGTTTATGCCCAAACTTCTGATCCTTATTGCTCCTCGGGGGACGCAGCG GTTCGATAATGAGGACTTTCCGTACGATTTGATTTGGGAGGATGATAAAATGTTTATTGGCAAT TCATTTTATATACCTGAACCTGTCAATATAAATGGAGAACAACTTGAAGATTTGAATGTGAATGCACCAATACTTCATCTTTGGAGTAGTCCGGATTGGACCCGAAAACACAAAGCTATTGCTAGAATGCACGGGCACTCGTCAGAAACTTGGACGGACCTAGATCCTAAGGAAAAGCAAGACTTGGCACATATTGATGATTGTCTTGTGAACTCCCGTGAAGATAATCTCGCAGATAATAAACAGCAAACCCTGGAACAGGAGACCATGTTGACTACGGAGGAAAGTTGCACCAGTTACAGCATCGGCAGTGGCGGGGAGAAGAACCAAGCCTTGGCCTGTGAGAATGGTCTACCAGGGGAGAATCCAAATATGTTTAGTGGAGTGAAAAGGAAAAGGCCACCAAGTGATATGGTCTCTGATGAGGATCGTTCAAATTCCGCTAGCAATCGTTCTATATCTGACCCCTCTTCACCAAACAAGTCACCAAATGGGAAAATCGCGAGGAGCAGTGATAGTTTCCAGTCAAAAGCATCCTTAACAAATGGTTCTAAAGAACCAAAGCCTCAAATTCGAGTCCGTCCATTAGGCTTTGCTTCAGGCCCTTGTCTCCCCTTCTCTCCACAGAATTCTGCTGGCTGGCTAGAAGAATAG